In Aquiflexum balticum DSM 16537, a single genomic region encodes these proteins:
- the ruvA gene encoding Holliday junction branch migration protein RuvA — translation MIAYLKGKLAYKDPTFVIIDISGVGYQVKISLQTYTQIKDEEQIMLLTFQHIKEDAHTLYGFKEESEKKLFLNLISISGVGPNTALMILSSLSSDELEHAIIQEDVRTIQNVKGVGIKTAQRIILELKDKITKEASGSSPIQSSAFGKTSNKIKEEALQALLTLGFPKLAAEKNIAAVLKKSASEISLEELIKASLKNP, via the coding sequence ATGATTGCATATTTAAAAGGTAAGTTGGCATACAAAGATCCTACTTTTGTCATCATTGACATTTCGGGAGTGGGATACCAAGTGAAAATTTCCCTACAGACTTATACACAGATCAAAGATGAGGAGCAGATTATGCTCCTCACCTTTCAACATATCAAAGAAGATGCACACACCCTTTATGGTTTTAAAGAAGAATCAGAAAAAAAACTTTTTTTGAATCTTATTTCAATTTCCGGAGTAGGTCCGAATACAGCTTTGATGATTCTTTCATCTTTGAGTTCTGATGAATTGGAACACGCTATCATCCAAGAAGATGTCCGGACTATTCAAAATGTGAAAGGAGTAGGAATTAAAACTGCCCAAAGAATAATTTTGGAATTAAAGGACAAAATCACAAAAGAAGCATCAGGAAGTTCTCCAATTCAGTCATCCGCTTTTGGGAAAACCAGCAATAAAATCAAAGAAGAAGCGTTACAAGCATTATTGACTTTAGGATTCCCCAAACTTGCTGCTGAAAAAAATATTGCCGCAGTTTTAAAAAAATCTGCTTCGGAAATTTCTTTGGAAGAATTAATTAAAGCATCTTTAAAAAACCCATAA
- a CDS encoding NADP-dependent malic enzyme: MAIKIRKQDALNYHSQGKPGKIEVIPTKPLSSQLDLALAYSPGVAEPCLEIADDKEKVYKYTAKGNLVAVISNGTAVLGLGNIGPEASKPVMEGKGVLFKKFAGIDVFDIEIDETDPKKLIQIIKSLEPTFGGVNLEDIKSPECFEIEQTLKKEMNIPVMHDDQHGTAIISGAALLNALEVSGKKIDEIKLVVNGAGASAVSCTRFYMSLGVKKENIVMCDSKGAIRSDRDDLDDIKKEFTTERNVKTLTEAMTGADVFLGLSKGNILTPDQLNLMAPNPIVFALANPDPEIAYDLAMETRDDLIMATGRSDYPNQVNNVLGFPYIFRGALDVRATSINEEMKLAAAKAIAAMAKEPIPEIVNKAYGDNKITFGKFYLIPKPLDPRLITTIAPAVAKAAMDSGVAKTMILDWEAYELELQERIGIDQRLMLRVVTRAKKNPKRVVFAEADNIKILKAVQVLKDEKVAIPILLGNKEKIDFLIQENNLDMTGVPIVDPYLDEEKLKHFGDILFEKRKRKGLTPQECHRLMKDRNYYGAMMVELGEADALISGLTKDYPKTILPALQVIGVKEGTDRVAGMYIMNTSKGPFFFSDTTVNVNPTADQLVEIIGLTANGVKFFDIEPRIAVLSYSNFGSAKGDVASKTAKATLMAKAKFPELVIEGEMQANVALNEEIQIGNYPFSDLIGKKANTLIFPDLSSGNIAYKLLSELGNAEAIGPILLGMNKPVHILQLGSSIREIINMVAVAVVDAQTQELK; encoded by the coding sequence ATGGCTATTAAAATCAGAAAACAAGACGCTTTAAATTACCATTCCCAAGGAAAGCCCGGGAAGATTGAAGTTATTCCTACAAAACCTTTATCCAGCCAATTGGATCTTGCATTGGCTTATTCTCCAGGCGTGGCTGAACCTTGTTTGGAAATTGCTGATGACAAAGAAAAAGTTTATAAATACACCGCAAAAGGTAATCTGGTGGCGGTAATTTCTAATGGAACAGCCGTATTGGGATTGGGGAATATTGGGCCAGAAGCATCAAAGCCTGTGATGGAAGGAAAAGGTGTTTTGTTTAAAAAATTTGCTGGGATAGATGTATTTGATATCGAAATTGATGAAACCGACCCTAAGAAACTGATCCAAATAATCAAATCTTTAGAACCCACTTTTGGGGGAGTAAATTTAGAGGATATAAAATCTCCTGAGTGTTTTGAAATAGAACAAACACTTAAGAAAGAAATGAATATCCCTGTGATGCACGATGATCAACATGGTACAGCGATCATTTCAGGAGCGGCCCTTTTGAATGCCTTGGAAGTATCCGGTAAGAAAATTGATGAAATCAAACTCGTAGTAAACGGAGCCGGAGCTTCCGCCGTCTCTTGTACCAGATTTTACATGAGCCTGGGGGTAAAAAAGGAAAATATTGTAATGTGCGATAGCAAAGGTGCTATCAGAAGTGACCGAGATGACTTGGATGACATCAAAAAAGAATTCACCACTGAACGGAATGTAAAAACACTTACTGAAGCAATGACAGGAGCCGACGTTTTCCTGGGACTATCCAAGGGAAATATTTTAACTCCTGATCAGTTAAATTTAATGGCCCCAAATCCAATTGTTTTCGCCTTGGCCAATCCTGACCCTGAAATAGCCTACGATTTGGCTATGGAAACAAGGGATGACTTGATCATGGCCACGGGAAGATCAGATTATCCCAATCAGGTAAACAATGTTCTGGGTTTTCCTTACATTTTTAGAGGTGCACTGGATGTAAGAGCCACCTCCATAAATGAAGAAATGAAACTCGCTGCTGCAAAAGCTATAGCAGCTATGGCAAAGGAGCCCATACCGGAAATTGTCAATAAAGCTTATGGAGATAATAAAATCACCTTTGGGAAATTTTACCTCATTCCCAAGCCACTAGATCCAAGATTGATCACAACGATAGCACCTGCTGTGGCCAAAGCAGCTATGGACTCGGGTGTAGCAAAGACAATGATTTTGGATTGGGAAGCTTACGAATTAGAACTTCAGGAAAGAATTGGAATTGATCAAAGGCTAATGCTAAGGGTGGTTACAAGGGCCAAGAAAAATCCTAAGCGTGTGGTCTTTGCTGAAGCCGACAATATTAAAATTCTAAAAGCTGTACAAGTATTAAAAGACGAAAAAGTAGCGATTCCAATCCTCTTGGGAAATAAAGAGAAAATTGATTTCCTGATCCAGGAAAATAATTTAGATATGACTGGAGTACCAATAGTTGACCCTTACTTGGATGAAGAAAAATTAAAACATTTTGGCGATATTCTTTTTGAAAAAAGAAAAAGGAAAGGTCTTACTCCTCAAGAGTGTCATCGCTTGATGAAAGACCGAAATTACTATGGAGCTATGATGGTGGAGTTGGGAGAAGCAGATGCCCTTATATCCGGTCTGACCAAAGATTACCCCAAAACAATTCTTCCCGCTTTGCAGGTCATCGGAGTAAAAGAAGGAACTGACCGGGTTGCCGGCATGTATATCATGAATACATCGAAAGGCCCTTTCTTCTTTTCGGATACCACAGTCAATGTTAACCCGACTGCTGACCAGCTTGTTGAAATAATTGGACTCACTGCAAACGGAGTTAAATTTTTTGACATAGAACCCAGAATTGCCGTACTATCATACTCTAATTTTGGTTCTGCAAAAGGTGATGTAGCATCAAAAACTGCCAAAGCCACCTTGATGGCCAAGGCTAAATTTCCGGAATTGGTGATTGAAGGAGAAATGCAGGCTAATGTTGCCCTAAATGAAGAAATTCAAATCGGGAATTACCCTTTCAGTGATTTAATCGGAAAAAAAGCCAACACCTTGATTTTTCCGGATTTGAGTTCGGGAAATATTGCCTACAAACTGCTATCAGAACTTGGCAATGCTGAAGCAATTGGACCAATACTTTTGGGAATGAATAAACCAGTACATATATTACAACTTGGTAGTTCTATTCGAGAAATAATCAATATGGTTGCCGTGGCTGTAGTTGATGCCCAAACCCAGGAATTAAAATGA
- a CDS encoding DUF4837 family protein has protein sequence MKNLRNLFLPIIFIIGSNILFSCGEGEGGSSSTKPKARGSIGEIILVIDSTKWEGPVGDALRDVFEEDVPGLIRYESMFDIRKIDPRGMTRILKMATNIVYVTTFDDRKSASQNINALFSKEAKEKAAADPDLYFLRTADEFAQGQEVVYLFGNNEEELIKNIRQNKGKLQNLFQVRERARMEKILLSRKSSGAKIAGEQLGLSVNVPASYQIVKSENDFLWLRQPTPRTDRADISMFFYSTDYNSEEQVFPESILELRNKITKMHIYGDPQNKNSFLTIERVDPSPVFRNFRIKNNYAVEIRGGWKTNNLSMGGSFLAYVIIDEEKGKLYYMEGFVYYPNEAHREAIREIETVLLSTELLTEENKRG, from the coding sequence ATGAAAAATCTAAGAAATTTATTCCTACCAATAATCTTTATTATTGGATCAAATATACTTTTCAGTTGTGGAGAAGGTGAAGGGGGTTCCTCTTCCACCAAACCTAAAGCCAGAGGTTCCATTGGTGAAATCATTTTGGTTATAGATTCCACCAAATGGGAAGGTCCTGTTGGAGATGCGTTGAGAGATGTATTTGAAGAGGACGTGCCCGGTCTCATCAGGTATGAGAGTATGTTTGATATCAGGAAAATCGACCCAAGAGGTATGACCAGAATATTGAAAATGGCTACCAACATTGTTTATGTCACCACATTTGACGACCGAAAATCAGCCAGCCAAAATATCAATGCCTTATTTAGTAAAGAAGCTAAAGAGAAAGCTGCTGCAGATCCCGATCTCTATTTTCTGAGAACGGCAGATGAATTTGCCCAGGGACAGGAAGTAGTATACCTTTTTGGAAACAATGAAGAAGAATTGATAAAAAATATCAGGCAAAATAAAGGCAAGCTCCAGAATCTTTTTCAGGTCCGAGAAAGAGCCAGAATGGAAAAAATATTGTTGAGCAGAAAAAGCTCCGGTGCTAAAATCGCAGGTGAACAGTTGGGACTCAGTGTCAATGTTCCTGCCTCGTACCAAATCGTCAAATCCGAAAATGATTTTTTATGGCTTAGACAGCCTACTCCCAGAACAGACCGAGCGGATATCAGCATGTTTTTCTATTCCACGGACTATAATTCCGAAGAGCAGGTTTTTCCGGAATCAATATTAGAACTGAGAAATAAAATTACCAAAATGCACATCTATGGTGACCCTCAAAACAAAAACTCATTCCTCACTATTGAACGGGTTGATCCTTCTCCGGTATTCCGCAATTTTAGAATCAAAAATAATTATGCAGTAGAGATAAGGGGCGGGTGGAAAACAAATAACCTGAGCATGGGAGGTTCCTTTTTGGCTTATGTCATCATTGATGAAGAAAAAGGGAAACTTTACTATATGGAGGGATTTGTATATTATCCAAATGAGGCCCATAGAGAAGCTATACGCGAAATTGAGACAGTTCTTTTATCAACTGAACTATTGACCGAAGAAAACAAACGAGGCTAA